One genomic segment of Epinephelus fuscoguttatus linkage group LG19, E.fuscoguttatus.final_Chr_v1 includes these proteins:
- the LOC125879412 gene encoding uncharacterized protein LOC125879412: MGRDCGPHQKWDSLLNMCFPSVRETRPEPDPPSEPPLADLVQFTAKTPPPASLSRSPEADSVMLLSPALWIFVVLATVGSIVALVLWFVIYKRQTRNISISEDAERRQEPLQKTEPPAKIYLPPPERNGQAEMLLGAAWAPSPCPHLHLGAQTGSKWEEGFTACRDPAKHAGTEGGRGPPACSTVREHRIPLPATELGGTALVTTKTV; encoded by the exons ATGGGCAGGGACTGTGGTCCTCACCAAAAGTGGGACAGCCTGCTCAATATGTGTTTCCCGAGCGTGAGGGAAACCAGACCTGAACCTGATCCACCATCAG AGCCGCCCCTGGCTGATTTGGTCCAATTTACAGCCAAGACCCCACCCCCAGCATCACTGAGTCGGTCACCTGAGGCCGACTCAGTGATGCTGCTGAGTCCGGCTCTGTGGATCTTTGTGGTGCTGGCCACAGTGGGGTCCATCGTGGCTCTGGTTCTGTGGTTTGTCATATACAAGCGACAGACCCGCAACATCAGCATCTCAG AGGATGCAGAACGGCGTCAGGAGCCTCTTCAGAAAACAGAGCCACCTGCCAAAATCTACCTGCCGCCTCCAGAGAGAAACGGTCAGGCTGAGATGTTGCTGGGAGCAGCATGGGCCCCTTCACCCTGCCCTCACCTGCACCTGGGGGCCCAGACAGGCTCAAAGTGGGAGGAGGGCTTCACTGCATGCAGGGACCCCGCAAAGCATGCTGGGACAGAAGGGGGCAGAGGGCCGCCTGCGTGCAGCACAGTGAGGGAACACCGCATCCCACTTCCTGCCACAGAGCTGGGTGGTACCGCGTTAGTTACGACTAAAACTGTgtag